In Brassica napus cultivar Da-Ae chromosome A3, Da-Ae, whole genome shotgun sequence, the sequence GGGGGCAGCTGGCCTAGCGGGATTCGATGGAATCCATGGATCCTCCCATACCTTAACCTCATAGCCTGAGTGAATCTTCTGTCTAATCCCAAGTAACAGCAATTTTCTTGCAGCAGAAATGCTAGTCCACACATAGGATGGGCTGCTAACCGGGCCTACTCTCAGTGGTGAGCTCAATCTATAGTACCTTCCCCGTAAAACTCTGGCGACCAGGGAATCAGGAAACTGTACTAATCTCCATAGTTGTTTCGCCAGAAGCGCCAGATTAAACTCATGAATCAGTCGGAAGCCAATTCCACCCTCCTCTCTGGATCGACAGACCTTCTCCCATTTCGCCCAATGTATTCCCCTTTTTGGGGGATTCGAGCTCCACCAGAACTGAGCAATGGCACTTGCCAAattttcacatatctccaatGGGAGCAGGAAAGTTGACATGACGTATGTCGGAAGAGCGAGCAGAATGGATTTAATCAGTACTTCCTTTCCACCTTTTGAGAGCCATCTACCtgtccatccattcactctatgCATCAGCTTATCTTTCAGAAATGCAAAAAGTTTGCATTTAGACCCGCTTATGTCTTCGGGGATGCCTAAGTATgttcccattcctccttcaTTCTGTATCCCAAGTGCGTCTTTAATCTCTTGTCTCGTATTTGCATTAATccgcttaccaaagagtaaggagGATTTGTCGAAGTTGATGCATTGACCAGATGCTTGACcatatttcctgactactttcattacttcttcacattcacggggctccgccttacagaagaaaaggctatcatcagcaaagagaaggtgggataccgaCGGACACGTGCGTGTAACACGCATCCCTGTTATCTTCCCTTGTatctctgcatgattaagaaggctagcgagcgcttccgtgcatagaataaaaatgaaaggagacaaaggatctccttgtcttAGTCCTCTACCTGGAATAATATTCCCTCTTGGCTCTCCATTCATGAGAACCTTGTATTTCACCGATGTAATGCATCGCATGACCCAGCTAGTCCAAGTTTCTGAGAATCCCATTTTACGCAGGACAGCTTCAATAAACGACCActccatcctatcatatgctttgctcatgtctGTCTTGATGGCCATCCTTTTATTTCGTCCACTTGGTTTCGTTCGCAATGCGTGGAACAACTCCTGAGCGATCATAACATTATCTGAAATCTGTCTcccagcaacaaaggctgactgggtCTCCGATATCAAACCTGGTAGCACTTTTTTCAACCTCTGGCATAAGActttagagattatcttgtagCTGACATTGCACAGGCTAATGGGTCTGAATTGAGTCATTGCATTAGGCTTTGATATCTTCGGGATGAGACATATATTTGTGTCATTCAGTCCGTTCGCCATCGTCCCCTCGAAAAGAaatttattaaccataagaGTTAAATCCTCCTTTACTATATCCCAAAATTTCTGGTAGAAAAGTGCAGTCATCCCATCTGGCCCTGGAGCTTTCTCTGGGTGCATAGCAAAAAGTGCCAATTTGACCTCCCATTCAGAGACCGGAGCTGTAAGGTCGTCATTCATAGCACCAGTTATCGTTGTTGGCACCTGAGCCAGCGCCTCCGCGATCTCCTCCGGGATCGATGATTCAAAAATCTGCCTGAAGtaactagtagcaatggctacaAGTCCTTCCTCATCCTCAATAATATTCCCATTCTCATCTAAGAGCTGCGTGATCTTATTTCTTGCTCTTCTTTGCTTCGTCAAGGCATGgaaaaattttgtatttctatCTCCCTCTCTCAGCCAAAACACCCGACTCTTTTGCTTCCAGAACATCTCTTCCGCTTTAAGAGCATGTGAGAGTTCCCTCAGAGCTGCAGCAATTTCTTCAGTTGTGGCATTATCATCTGCATACAAGCCTTCCACCTTTTCTTTAAGTTCCTCCACTAATTTTGCCGAATTGACATTATTTTGCTTCCGCCACTCACTCAAGGCTCTCCTGCAGCTGGCAATATGTTCCATAATATTCGCGTTTGGAGGAAGATCAGGAGATTTCCATCCATCAAGGATAACTTGCCGTAGATCCTCATTATCCAACCatcttttatcaaatttaaacttcctGGATCTTCTCGTTGGCTTTATGAGTATGTCTGCAAGAATCGGACGATGATCCGATCCCCATAGCCTCATATACTTAACAGTCGAGTGGGGAAACTTCTCATGCCAGTCCGCATTTCCCACTGCTCTGTCTAAGCGACATCGAACTGTTGATCCTCCTGCTCTCTTCCCCACCCAAGAAAGCATATCACCCGTAAAAGGAAATTCTAACATGCCACAATCATTAAGCATCTGCTTAAAAGGAAGAAAAGAGCTATCAGGGCGTTGTCTTCCTCCTGTTTTCTCGTTATGACATGTTATCTCATTAAAGTCTCCTATCATGAACCAAGGTCCATTTTTagttgttgagaaacgcgtaagacgttcccaaaccTCATCTCGTCGTTCCAAAACAGGGTCACCATAAACAAACGTCATGAAaacttttattccatcaatgattgcctcaatgtcaatcattctgttattcgaaaataaaacattaactcgaaaatcatccataaaaaataaagctaaacctcCGCTAAGGCCAAGTGGCTCAACGGTAAATAAATGATCAAATCCTAAATCGGCCTGAATGTTTTGCAGCAGCGGCCTCCTATTCTTCGTCTcagaaagaaacacaagtcctgggcgatgcttctcacacatctccgtaaggcgtcgaactgtgaggtcgtttccaatccctcgacagttccaactgagtgTCCTCATTTATACTCATGTGATGAGTTTTTGGAACCCATCAATCCATCACTTTTGGACACTCCATTGGAATCACCACTTCTCTGCCTCTTTGAACTATGGTCATGTTTCCTTGACCTGCTCGAATCTCTAGCCATATGAGCTCCGTGAGACGAAGAAGAGGACTTCCGAGGAGATCCTCGACGAAGGATCTCAAATTTTTTGCTCTGAAGGCCCAAAGGGACAttcattttattactttgtCTGCTGTGCTTCGACCCTTTATTATCAGGTTCTGAAGTTGCAGGCCCCCTCACAACACTGCTCACAGCCTGCTGCCCTTCTCTCTCTTCCATCTCTTTGAGGTCAAATCCAAGTAAATCCTCATCTATCCCTTCACATTCCATCATTCCATCCTCCTGATTGTCCTCAATATCCATGTCATTCAAAGCACCAATAATCTGATTGTCTGCAGGAACGGTTACCGGCTCGTGGTCACTAAGGCTCGTGAAAGAAAGAGAGCGAGTAAGCTCCTTTGCCCGCTTTGTGACATTCTCCTCCATGTCATGGTCAATACGTGATGGCGTTACAATAGCACTGGCCAATCTCTTAGCACCTCTAGCACTGATACACTCTCCTGGCCTGCCGCTTTGATACTCAATCACACCGTGGGAACCATTTTTACTTGTACCAGTAGGTTGTTCATAAGGAACAATCTGTCGAGAGCTTGTTGGTGTTGACGCTGGCGCCATTGGCGCTGAGACTGGACGCTTAATAGGCACAGCTTTCTCGCGCCAAGTCTGCTTCAGATTACGGTCATACGGACCCTTAGAAGCTCCATATCTATTGCTCCGATTAGGATCATTATGGCGTCTCATGATCCTATCAGAATGCGTAGCACGGAGATTACCAGGCTGATGCGTCCTTTGTGCATACTTCCTGTCATCCTCGCCATACCTCGACTGAGCTGCGTGTCTGGCAGGTTCCATACGTTGCCCATAAGGCTGACGGTCGTATACATTTGGCCTCTGCTCAGTGTGAAAGTTATGATGCTGTGCCTTATCCTGTGGAACCTGCATCCTCGTAAAAATACCAGGTCGCTCTGGTTGAGACTGAAGCCGCGATCGCACATCCAAAGAAGGACAATGATCCTTCTCATGGGTAAGCATACCACATGTAGAGCAGTGCTTAAAAAGCTTCTTGTACTTGATTTCAATGGTGACCTCATCTCCGTCCTTCGACTCCACTTTCCTTGAGAATTTGAGGGGTTTCCTAGAGTCCACATCAATGAGCATACTGCCCTCAGCCACATCCAAAGAATCAACATGAACATGGCCTAATCTTGCCCCAATGTTCCTAAGATTTGTATCCGTCCAAAGATGCAAAGGGAGGCCAATCACTTGAACCTTAAAAGGAACGATCCACGGGTAATCATCATGAACAATGGGTTCCCATCGCACCAGCACAAACATACAGAAGTTAAAATGGAAAGGACCCTGTCGAAGAACAGAGCTGAGATCCTCTTCGGAAGTGAAATTAAGGAGAAATTTCCCATTGCCCAGGTCATTAGCCGTAATGCGATCTTCCATGCCCCATTGTGATGGCATCTTCTGAAGTAGCTTCTCAACGTTTTGTTTCTTCAGGTTGAGAACCTTGCCTATAAGCGAGAGACTGAACTCGCTAGCAACCAGTGAATCATCCTGATCCATCAGAATGATCGGCGCGTCATCATCCTCGTAAAGGATACCTTTTCCTTTCATGTCTGCCATGTGGCTAGAACGTGATCTGTAAGATGACCCCATGAATACTTAGCGTCTACGTGATCCTCGTATAGGTTCGCCGAGCCAAATCAAAGAGATTCGTGCTGTAGCTTGGGGACACGTGAGTGATCAGATGAGAGTGGATGCGAACAGATCAGGGAACGTGAACGCAGCGGCTAGTTCTGGTGACCTCCACGTCAAAGAACGTGATGATCAGAGGGATCAAAGCTTCTAAGGAAGCTCCAATCTAGCGTGGTCAGAGCGTGGTGATCAGATCCGAAATGGTTCTCTCCACCAAGCGAAGCGACGAAGCAGCAACGGGAAGCGTGAACAAGACGGCAGCTACGACACCTCCAGGAAACGCCGTGGGACCACCTCGATACACAGGGAGTGTCGGATAGTCTCCCCTGCGATGATGCAGAGACCGCCGAGTGCAGAATCGACGTCAAGTCTATCTGGATCGTGGAGTCGCCATTCTCATCCCCTCCTGAGCGGCTAGGGCTTCTgtcgatatttttttttttttttccacaaaaatatcatttgaaaaataacagaattttcataaaatatgaaTGCTATATAACATATCGAAAGTATTCGCACACAAATTTACACAAAATATCATTGGGTTCATCTTCTTTACCaggtttcatttttataatatattacttGTACATAAAGATAAATTCATTATTGGTCATAAGTCATTTTTTCCAACGGtcataaatcatttttaaatttggtATATATGTTTTGTCCATATATGTTTTGTCCAAAAAGAATTGGGTTTACATATCAACTTAAATTTGGTATACTAAATAAGAAAATCATGTTACtttttttatacaaagaaaTTCAAAATTACTTTCTACAGATACATGATATTGCAGtgattttccttttcttctcaCTTCTAAAATGAAAGTTCAATTGGGTTTGGACGGTTAATATTACAATGATAAGATTTACATCATAAATTTTGGTAGATAAAAGTACAAAGTCCAAGTTTAAAGAAATGCCCCTTTTTAGTAAAAGTACAAAGTCATACTCATATTATCTACCAAGAAATGCCCCTTTTTAGTAAAAGTACAAAGTCATACATTAATTATACATAacctgatttttttaataatatttttatttgactacatttttttttctatatacatTACccgaaattatttttttgggcaaaaaataattaaattcgggttatatatatagaaataaatttattcaaataaaaatatagtattataagttataactgTGAAATGAATATGAGTATgacttttgaccaaaaaaaagagtatGACTTtgtattttttactaaaaaggGGCATTTTTCTTTAAACCAATGCagtgtaattgtttttttttgtttgcgtTCGAGTTGTTGCAGCTGCATATACTAATGATAATTAGCTAGTTCCGACGGACGACATCTAGTTGTACATAGTATTTGCAAAACCAGTTACATTGGTATTGAGAGAAAATTGGGTTTTTTATTTGGCGAATTCTTCAGTTAGAATATGATAATGAATTAAGAAACTTAATAGAAAAATagtcttaaaaaaaattccaaagtaAAAAATCTTCTAATCTTTTCGAACAATATTAATGCTAGTCAATTTAGTGTGTTTGTTACGGACCAAGCGAGAAGATGAAGGAATCCAAATCGATTTTTCTGGATATTAATGAGCGTGGACTCAGATGGTTTATATTCAATAGTAAGAAAATTGAGTGTAACTATGATGATGAtgtcatataaatatatatagcagAGCATTGGTTAAATCAGTTTTGATAACCTTGTTTTGTTTGGACTCGGATGGTTTATGCCCACGCTCGATCGCTGGTCAACAAGAGATAACAAAGGATTgactaaaacaataaacaaaacaaagagagtAACTAAGAGAAATTACAAATCATATGTAATATACAAATTTATGTTCATCCCCAAGTATGGGGTGTGTAAATGTAAAAGAAGCTGATGATGAGGGAGACTCATCAGCCCATAACCGACATAGACAGTAACAGTCTTACAGACTCATAACAAGTGAGGAGACATAGTGACAACcaagaaaaatattacatgGTAGATGTAAGAACACGAAAGacaaaaaataaacagaagATTAAAATTTACTATCAAGACTTAGAACCATATGGATACATCTTGCTGCTTCTGCTGCACACCATCCATCGTTCCTACTACTCCTGCCATTGACATATCATCTCTGTAATCGAATGAGGCCATGTCAAACGGTGGAGCATCATACACAAGCTGAAACCTGTTGCTGCTACCGTTATTAAGCGCAGCTTCAAAGCTGTTGCTGTTGCTCCCTTGGAAAAACGTTTGGTTACTGTTATTAGCTCTGTTTGGGATGTTCAAGTCTTCAAAGAAACTACTTTCCACCACGTTTCCTTGGAACTGGAGATGCTCTTGATGATTCTGGACCGTTGGTTGAAGCAGTGACACGCTCTGATTCTCCATAACCATAGAAGTTTGGTTGCTATGAACGTTTCTGTCGTACATGGACATGAGCTCGGAGATCATCTTCTGTCCATCTTCAGGAACTCCAATACCAGTTAAGTCAATTGGTTGAGCCACTGAGTTCACTGGTTGCCTTGGCTGAGAATATCCAACTACAGGCTTAACTTCACTGACATGGAACCTGGACTGTAAGCAACTGTCTCGGTGTGGACAAACCAACTGATGGTTGTCTCTCGAGTTCCTATCCAGAAACCCCCTGCTGATGTCGCCATGGACACAACCAGGATTCTCACAGGTGAAAGCTGCTCTGTCCACCATTATAGTGTTCAAATCTCTGCTTGGCTTCCTCTTCCTAAAGAACTCTGATGGAACCTCTTCCTTTACAGGCTTGAGCTCTTCCACTTCGTAAGGACTCTCCTTCTCAACACCTTCAACATCATACTGACTACAATCATTCATCAAAAGGGAGCAACTCCCACCTGATAAAGAAGGAGGACACGACTCGGGATAAAGCTCCCGAGCCAAGGACTCTTCCTGGTTAACAATAGCAAGCCAAGTAGCACTCTCCTTCGCCGTCATCTTATCCTGCAAACACTTAGACTGCCTCACTAGCTTCCTTATCTTCGCAACATCAGGAAACATATGCTTGATAACCGCAGTCAAAACACCCACTTTCCACGCCTTCTTCAAATCATGAGGCTTCTTATAAGGAGCAGGACCTTGACCCTTAGGCAAACCGAGCTGACACCACCACTCTTCTTCACCATTAGGCCACCACGGAGGAGGCACGCCTTTCTCCAAAGGAAACCGTCTCTGAGGAGGATCACAATGCTGCATCAAAGCCGACAAAAGAGACCCAAGAGTCGTGTCCTGAAGCTCTTGCAAAGTATGTGGAGTAGATCCAATCAAACCACTACCTTCACAAACCCCATGGACACTGTTCTCAGCTTGGTACTTGCTTATAGCAGCAGGACCGTTACGATCAAACCTAACTTTATCTTTCCACCACTCCCTGAGATTATCCGATGCCCCGGTCACAGGCTTCCCGTTCTCAGGGATGATCCCGTAGACAAAGCCTTGAGCTTTGCAGACTTCCATCATCTTCAACATGTACTTCAAGATCCCGTCTTGAGCTCTAgacatcttcttcctcctcgctTGCTCCTGAGAGGACTGTCTCTGCTTAGCAGCGCCTTCTTTGATATTATCCTTCTGCTCCTTGAGACGTTTGAGGCGCATCTTGTCCCTCCACATCCTCCTCTCCAGCTCATCAACATCGATCTCTTCATCAGTGTAGTCGTCTTCAGTAACAGGTTCAGGctgtggaggaggaggaggagggcaGAAGTCAAGCTCTCCGAAGAAGTCCATGTTCCCGCACAAACCCATCTCGTTAAACATCATGGTGATGGCTCTTAAGACCAGAACCGATTAAAACCTGTAATAACGAGAATCAATCAAACCCAAAAATAGAAAGGATTCATTTTCTGAAGAGGGTATAATCGGAAATTaaaaaagattgaaactttcTATTGTAGATCTACCAAAACCCCCACCTGTGAAAGAATCTATCTATGATCTTCATCTTTAGTAACAATAATGAATtggaagaagaggagagagaggagttACCTGGAGATTTAAACAAGCAGTTCAACagaaatgattttaaaaaagtatCTGCCTTTATCCTCTCTTGGTTCAAGTTAGGGGAGAGagatgaaggagaagaaaaggGGAGGAAAGATCACGTGGGGGGGAGAAAGCGACTTTGTTGTTGTTATAATTGCGTTTTCTCTCAGTGGAGTTTCTCTGTAGATCATGGAGATAGAGACAgagtagaatatatatatatataactttatttCTTTACAAGAGagcatttatttattattattaaataatttccgAAATAAATAACTTAAGGGTCTCTTCTTGGCACTAGTCACTGCCCCTCATCTGGGGTTTTACTTTTGTATTCTTCTCTGTTCATTTTTATATTAAGCGGTATGAATTTAATTCTTTTTAACACGTAGTAGTATTAATTGTCGCGAAACTATAATACTACtacgtttctttttctttctttttaattattctttaAATAGATATATT encodes:
- the LOC106420792 gene encoding protein ETHYLENE INSENSITIVE 3-like translates to MMFNEMGLCGNMDFFGELDFCPPPPPPQPEPVTEDDYTDEEIDVDELERRMWRDKMRLKRLKEQKDNIKEGAAKQRQSSQEQARRKKMSRAQDGILKYMLKMMEVCKAQGFVYGIIPENGKPVTGASDNLREWWKDKVRFDRNGPAAISKYQAENSVHGVCEGSGLIGSTPHTLQELQDTTLGSLLSALMQHCDPPQRRFPLEKGVPPPWWPNGEEEWWCQLGLPKGQGPAPYKKPHDLKKAWKVGVLTAVIKHMFPDVAKIRKLVRQSKCLQDKMTAKESATWLAIVNQEESLARELYPESCPPSLSGGSCSLLMNDCSQYDVEGVEKESPYEVEELKPVKEEVPSEFFRKRKPSRDLNTIMVDRAAFTCENPGCVHGDISRGFLDRNSRDNHQLVCPHRDSCLQSRFHVSEVKPVVGYSQPRQPVNSVAQPIDLTGIGVPEDGQKMISELMSMYDRNVHSNQTSMVMENQSVSLLQPTVQNHQEHLQFQGNVVESSFFEDLNIPNRANNSNQTFFQGSNSNSFEAALNNGSSNRFQLVYDAPPFDMASFDYRDDMSMAGVVGTMDGVQQKQQDVSIWF
- the LOC125607180 gene encoding uncharacterized protein LOC125607180, producing MTFVYGDPVLERRDEVWERLTRFSTTKNGPWFMIGDFNEITCHNEKTGGRQRPDSSFLPFKQMLNDCGMLEFPFTGDMLSWVGKRAGGSTVRCRLDRAVGNADWHEKFPHSTVKYMRLWGSDHRPILADILIKPTRRSRKFKFDKRWLDNEDLRQVILDGWKSPDLPPNANIMEHIASCRRALSEWRKQNNVNSAKLVEELKEKVEGLYADDNATTEEIAAALRELSHALKAEEMFWKQKSRVFWLREGDRNTKFFHALTKQRRARNKITQLLDENGNIIEDEEGLVAIATSYFRQIFESSIPEEIAEALAQVPTTITGAMNDDLTAPVSEWEVKLALFAMHPEKAPGPDGMTALFYQKFWDIVKEDLTLMVNKFLFEGTMANGLNDTNICLIPKISKPNAMTQFRPISLCNVSYKIISKVLCQRLKKVLPGLISETQSAFVAGRQISDNVMIAQELFHALRTKPSGRNKRMAIKTDMSKAYDRMEWSFIEAVLRKMGFSETWTSWVMRCITSVKYKVLMNGEPRGNIIPASGQCINFDKSSLLFGKRINANTRQEIKDALGIQNEGGMGTYLGIPEDISGSKCKLFAFLKDKLMHRVNGWTGRWLSKGGKEVLIKSILLALPTYVMSTFLLPLEICENLASAIAQFWWSSNPPKRGIHWAKWEKVCRSREEGGIGFRLIHEFNLALLAKQLWRLVQFPDSLVARVLRGRYYRLSSPLRVGPVSSPSYVWTSISAARKLLLLGIRQKIHSGYEVKVWEDPWIPSNPARPAAPIAPVMNPNMRVSDLIDQGLKDWDVGLLESYVHPEDIPLIRSLAISSTHRRDSFCWNFTRSGQYTVKSGYWVAQNLLKLTEEKEVLEPSITKLQAFAWKLKAPTKMCHLMWQLLTGHVAVTRNLVRRNMRCDNYCPRCGEAEETVTHAIFECPPARQVWSLSSTPTCPNIFPVSSVYTNMDYLFWRKNSIMEPEQDRDPYPWIIWYIWKARNEKLFRGIDRDPLELVRHAESECHAWFEANEVVQAVSQDTINEEPQAVCLGNICLLDGSWTLSANFSGCGWTLMDSSGNSQLMGTKNFPRRESALHSEVEALRWAMESMLQHSTCQSFGTDCKELISMVKDPQAWPSFATELERIETLQICFPDFNITYVPRAQNQTADFLAKTARSFRRELHFVGCSIPNFLKAPKFSFPLTKLNQRHRHS